Proteins from a genomic interval of Zonotrichia leucophrys gambelii isolate GWCS_2022_RI chromosome 5, RI_Zleu_2.0, whole genome shotgun sequence:
- the SYT16 gene encoding synaptotagmin-16 isoform X3, whose protein sequence is MEPRTGDGVSQPHREGRLEMETAFANQGLEVNDATDSSSAWSPEEHNEVNSVPAHHCAHEPICKCGDLDVLFTYKSSSQKLIATVLEARDIPDKDRSGVNTWQVHAVLMPGKKQRGKTSVQRGPIPIFQDKITFSKLEPEELSSHAVRFRLYAVHKVLGEKMMGEQLFYLRGISQEGEVKVTLLLEPRSNLSSADSQLSLSAISHSDSASSTQSLSHGGVPELLVGLSYNATTGRLAVEMIKGSHFRNLAINRPPDTYGKLCLRNSVGHEMSRCKTSIRRAQPNPVYKETFIFPVALFQLSEVTLLISIYSRRGLKRKEMLGWISLGHSSSGEEEQSHWQEMREAQGTQVCRWHTLLES, encoded by the exons ATGGAGCCCAGAACTGGGGATGGTGTCAGCCAGCCACACAGGGAAGGACGCCTGGAAATGGAGACAGCATTTGCCAACCAGGGATTGGAAGTAAATGATGCTACTGACAGCTCATCGGCTTGGAGCCCTGAG GAGCACAACGAAGTGAACAGTGTGCCAGCTCACCATTGTGCCCACGAGCCCATCTGCAAATGTGGTGACCTGGATGTCCTCTTCACCTACAAATCCTCAAGCCAGAAGCTGATAGCCACTGTCCTGGAGGCCAGGGACATCCCAGACAAGGACCGCAGTGGCGTCAACACCTGGCAGGTGCACGCGGTTCTGATGCCGGGCAAGAAGCAGAGGGGCAAGACCAGTGTGCAGAGAGGACCCATCCCCATCTTCCAGGACAAAATCACCTTCAGCAAGCTGgagccagaggagctgagcagccaCGCCGTTCGCTTCCGCCTCTATGCCGTGCACAAGGTGCTTGGGGAGAAGATGATGGGGGAGCAGCTCTTCTACCTGAGGGGCATCAGCCAGGAAGGGGAGGTGAAGGTGACACTGCTCTTGGAGCCACGGAGTAACCTGAGT AGTGCAGATTCTCAGCTGAGTCTGTCAGCAATCTCTCACAGTGATAGCGCTTCCTCAACACAGTCCCTGTCGCATGGAGGGGTGCCAGAGCTGCTTGTGGGACTGTCATACAATGCCACCACGGGGAGGCTGGCAGTGGAGATGATCAAAGGCAGCCATTTCAGAAACCTTGCAATTAATAGGCCACCTG aCACCTATGGGAAGCTCTGCCTGCGCAACTCGGTGGGTCACGAGATGTCTCGCTGCAAGACCTCGATCCGCCGGGCACAGCCCAACCCTGTCTACAAGGAGACTTTCATCTTCCCG GTCGCCCTCTTCCAGCTCTCTGAGGTCACCCTGCTGATCTCCATCTACAGCAGGCGCGGCCTGAAGCGCAAGGAGATGCTGGGCTGGATCTCgctgggccacagcagcagcggggaggaggagcagagccactggcaggagatgagggaggcacaggggacacaggtcTGCAGGTGGCACACGCTGCTGGAGTCCTAG